ACTCTTTCTTCTGCTGAGTTGACGCCTCTGAGTGAAATGACAGCTCTCAGGGAGTATGTTGAAAGTACATACAAGTGCCATGTGAAAACAAAAACAGGCCTGGCTACTCTTCTTGATAGATCGAAATCCTTCCACGAAAAGAGTGAAGATGCAAAAGCCGTTTCCATGCTTAAATCCTTTATTCATCTTGCTGACAAAATGAAGGACTGCGGGCAGATTTCGGCTGACGAAGCGGATTACATGGTTAAGGAAGCAAAGGAAATTATCTATCAGATACAGGCTCAGCAGGAGTGAGAAGTGAGATTAAAATTTCTTTCCACTCTTTCTTTTTTTACTTTTTCACTCATTACCTTTATCCGTTACCTTTACCCATTACTTTTACCCATTGCCTTTACTCATTACCTTTACCTATTGCCTTTACCCTTTACCCTTTATTTTAACACTAAGTAAATTATTTTTATTTCAGTATCTTTTCCATTTCCGCTGCAATTCTCCTGACTTCAGGTATTTCTTCGGTTTCAGCCAGCTTGTTCACAAGTTCGAGCATTCTCTCCTTCATCAGTTCCAGGTCTTCAAGAGCAAAAGAAAGTTCTCCTATAAGGGCTTCCAGACTTTTTGTTTCTATGAGACCTGAAAGCTTTTCAGAGTCAGCTTTTATTGGAAAAAGGGCTTCAGGAGAATTAAAGTCCACATCATATTCCTCTTCAAAGTACTCCTTTGGAAAGGTTTTGAGCCACCTGACATTCCGAATGTGGCTGATAAAATTACTGAGCTGCCTGTGTTCGTAATCCCCGGTTACCTTTCCGATCAGTACCTCGTTTCTTGCCTTGAGAGGGACCGCGACAAGGTCTCCTTTCCTTATTTTTGTGATAAAGGAGTAGATTTCCCCTGCCCAGGTTTCGGATAACCCTCCCCGCATGCCCGGGTATTTTTCGAGTATGAGTTGTTTAACCTGCTCTTTGTTTTTGTTTGATAGATCCGGGAGTTCAGCCCAGCCGATGGTAACCACGCTGTCATCCAGAATTCTCTCTTCGTCCTCTAAAGTGCCTGCGGCTTTGAGCAACCAGAACTTCATAACCTGTCTCCTCATTATTATTTCTCTTATCAGACCTGAACGGTTCTTATTTGTTTTATTTCTAACTGCCTGTGCTCTCTAAAGGAGAATTACATATTTGCCGATTTTCCTTAAATTTAGTCCTGGAAAGTAGACTATCATGCACGTATCTTTAGTATATTAGGAATACGGACACCGAGGTTATACCGAATATCCTTCTGTATCTCGCCTATCATGCTTACTTCACTTTTATCCAATATGTTTGCGTACTGGATAACAAAAAAGTATACGAGAACAAAGGCTGCGTACTCCCAGGCTTCTCCGGAAAGCGGAATTGCCTCCCTGGTTGCTAGCATGGATGCGACTATGAAGGCGCAAATAAAGGTCAACTTCCTGTACATCGAGGTGAAAGGGTGCATGTTCTCCTTTTTCCAGGTTCTCAGGGTCATCAGGACTTCAATAGCTGTGTAAGATATTGAAGATGCTACAGCTGCACCTGCCATGCTATACTCAGGTATAAGCATGAAGTTAAGAATTACATTAATTCCTGCACTTGCAACCGAACACTTCATAAGGAAATCAGAGTTTCCCGATGCCATTATTGTATGATAGTTAAATCCGAAGTATGAGTTTGCTATGAATCCCAGGGCAAGGATACGCAGGACCGGAGCACCACCTGAATATTCCGCTCCGTAGAGCTTCGTGAGAAGAAACTCGGGATACACAAACATTAACACGAAGACAGGAAATGTAAGCATGAAGCACCACTTGGTCATTATCTGGTAAAGAGAACTGATCGATTCGTTCCTGTTTTCTCCCCACAGTTTTGATGCTACAGGGACATACACAAAACCCATTGAGTTTATTATTATAGTCAGAAACCCTACAAGCGGGTATACTGCATTGTAAACTCCAACAACTTCAGGTGACT
The genomic region above belongs to Methanosarcina horonobensis HB-1 = JCM 15518 and contains:
- a CDS encoding restriction endonuclease, with the translated sequence MKFWLLKAAGTLEDEERILDDSVVTIGWAELPDLSNKNKEQVKQLILEKYPGMRGGLSETWAGEIYSFITKIRKGDLVAVPLKARNEVLIGKVTGDYEHRQLSNFISHIRNVRWLKTFPKEYFEEEYDVDFNSPEALFPIKADSEKLSGLIETKSLEALIGELSFALEDLELMKERMLELVNKLAETEEIPEVRRIAAEMEKILK
- a CDS encoding flippase produces the protein MSVSDSVNKIVIGSGVIFAGTLIGRLLDTILRGVLTSYLSPADFGIYSLALTVISITGAVATLGLSDGVPRYIAYFRGRNEEHKIHEIIVSAIIMGLIASLFAMLISPLLFERLAGEGFDIQSKILSVVRIMIFAIPFTILLNVTIAIYRGFDLTNVNMYFYNIIRPVSFLGFASAAVFFNVPLKGIVFADLLSMVFTFGIMSVYFIIRPPFKTEWKLKFSEPTRKLIRYSFPLLITATLLNLMTWTDTIMLGYFKSPEVVGVYNAVYPLVGFLTIIINSMGFVYVPVASKLWGENRNESISSLYQIMTKWCFMLTFPVFVLMFVYPEFLLTKLYGAEYSGGAPVLRILALGFIANSYFGFNYHTIMASGNSDFLMKCSVASAGINVILNFMLIPEYSMAGAAVASSISYTAIEVLMTLRTWKKENMHPFTSMYRKLTFICAFIVASMLATREAIPLSGEAWEYAAFVLVYFFVIQYANILDKSEVSMIGEIQKDIRYNLGVRIPNILKIRA